A stretch of Paludisphaera borealis DNA encodes these proteins:
- a CDS encoding flagellar basal body P-ring protein FlgI, whose amino-acid sequence MWRTVPRLTWAVGAVVALATLAGNQVGAAGPLGKKRATAPPPKAEETVGDLASVFKGGEITVEGVGLVAGLENTGGDIPPSWFRTQLVDEMSKAGVEHASELIQNKQFAPVIVRMKIPTGAAPKDRFDVEVVLPPASAAKSLAGGYLMTTRLREVLVAGGTPRTGSDMAMAMGPVMTGSAQNPGDLKSGRVLGAGRVKKDYPYKLLLGENKRSIRNAGLMEKVVNERFHQNEKGQQKGAATAKSDSNLVLKVPDIYHQNQERFFRVVQLLPMIDTPALREQRMAGAAKELLDPKTSGVAALKLEALGPSASEALGAGLKHADPEVRFFAAEALAYLDDAAGVEMLGQTAITHKQFRAYALAALAAMEDDSARIKLRKLLDQPEMEVRYGAFNALRTLDEHDAALGQVKILDDPYKDEEIDPEAPDAMALAIASARRPRPEDPFALYIVETEGPPVVHVSRSRRSEIVVFGRGQKLQTPIVLGSGPVLLNAALNDDELDISKIVPSKFGDADVKVRSSLEIGEVIRHVANMGSTYPEVIAILEAAQKQKNLPGPLFVDSVPVSTVEYFEKSILGATTPKKDAAVQKTASGSRLRKMFNFRDRSSAEDDGKPASAAAKSPKSETSKTDAKDKPAETGKADDDAKDKPDVSDKTDAKTDASDKPAAKKDDSLQKTGGAAKSDDDSTSTSRFRFLDRLRGRGE is encoded by the coding sequence ATGTGGCGGACAGTCCCCAGGTTGACCTGGGCGGTCGGAGCCGTTGTCGCGTTGGCGACGCTGGCGGGGAATCAGGTCGGCGCGGCGGGCCCACTGGGCAAAAAGCGCGCCACGGCGCCTCCGCCCAAGGCCGAGGAGACCGTGGGAGACCTTGCGAGCGTCTTCAAGGGCGGTGAAATCACCGTCGAGGGGGTCGGTCTGGTCGCGGGCCTGGAAAACACCGGGGGCGACATACCGCCGTCGTGGTTTCGCACCCAGCTCGTCGACGAGATGAGCAAGGCGGGCGTCGAGCACGCCAGCGAGCTGATCCAGAACAAGCAATTCGCGCCCGTCATCGTGAGGATGAAGATCCCCACCGGCGCCGCCCCCAAGGATCGCTTCGACGTCGAGGTCGTGCTCCCGCCGGCCAGCGCCGCCAAGAGCCTCGCTGGCGGCTACCTGATGACGACCCGGCTCCGCGAGGTCCTCGTCGCCGGCGGCACGCCGCGCACCGGCAGCGACATGGCCATGGCGATGGGCCCGGTGATGACCGGCTCCGCCCAGAACCCCGGCGACCTCAAGTCGGGCCGCGTGCTGGGCGCGGGACGCGTCAAGAAAGACTATCCGTACAAGCTCCTCCTCGGCGAGAACAAGCGGTCCATCCGAAACGCCGGGTTGATGGAGAAGGTCGTCAACGAGCGGTTCCATCAGAACGAGAAGGGCCAGCAGAAAGGGGCCGCCACGGCCAAGTCCGACAGCAACCTGGTCCTCAAAGTCCCGGACATCTACCACCAGAACCAGGAGCGGTTCTTTCGCGTGGTGCAGCTCCTGCCGATGATCGACACTCCGGCCCTGCGCGAGCAGCGAATGGCCGGGGCCGCCAAGGAGCTGCTCGACCCCAAGACCAGCGGCGTCGCGGCGTTGAAGCTCGAAGCGCTCGGCCCTTCGGCCTCCGAGGCGCTCGGAGCGGGGCTCAAGCACGCCGACCCCGAGGTTCGGTTCTTCGCGGCCGAGGCCCTGGCGTATCTCGACGACGCCGCAGGCGTCGAAATGCTGGGGCAGACCGCGATCACTCATAAGCAGTTCCGGGCCTACGCCCTGGCGGCTCTGGCGGCCATGGAAGACGACTCGGCCCGGATCAAGCTCCGCAAGCTGCTGGACCAGCCCGAGATGGAGGTCCGCTACGGAGCGTTCAACGCCCTCCGCACTCTCGACGAGCACGACGCGGCGCTCGGGCAGGTTAAAATCCTCGACGACCCCTATAAGGACGAGGAGATCGACCCCGAAGCGCCCGACGCCATGGCCCTGGCCATCGCCTCGGCCCGGCGCCCCCGACCGGAAGACCCGTTCGCCCTCTACATCGTCGAGACGGAAGGTCCGCCCGTCGTCCACGTCTCGCGGTCGCGGCGGTCGGAGATCGTCGTCTTCGGCCGGGGCCAGAAGCTCCAGACCCCGATCGTGCTCGGCTCCGGCCCGGTCCTGCTGAACGCCGCGCTCAACGACGACGAGCTCGACATCTCCAAGATCGTCCCCAGCAAGTTCGGCGACGCCGACGTCAAAGTCCGCAGCTCGCTCGAGATCGGCGAGGTGATCCGCCACGTGGCGAACATGGGCTCGACCTATCCCGAGGTCATCGCCATCCTCGAAGCCGCGCAAAAGCAGAAGAACCTGCCCGGCCCGCTGTTCGTCGACTCGGTGCCCGTCTCCACCGTGGAGTACTTCGAGAAATCGATCCTGGGCGCGACGACGCCGAAGAAGGACGCCGCGGTCCAGAAGACCGCGAGCGGCTCGCGGCTCCGCAAGATGTTCAACTTCCGCGACCGGTCGTCCGCCGAGGACGACGGCAAGCCGGCCTCGGCCGCCGCCAAGTCCCCCAAGAGCGAAACCTCCAAGACCGACGCCAAGGACAAGCCAGCGGAAACGGGCAAGGCCGACGACGACGCCAAGGACAAGCCCGACGTGTCAGACAAGACGGACGCCAAGACCGACGCTTCGGACAAGCCCGCCGCCAAGAAGGACGACTCGCTGCAAAAGACCGGCGGAGCGGCCAAATCGGACGACGACTCCACGTCGACCTCGCGGTTTCGGTTCCTCGACCGCCTCCGAGGGCGCGGCGAGTAA
- a CDS encoding prenyltransferase/squalene oxidase repeat-containing protein, which produces MSINTRRSFLGQAAGAVALATAPHTVFGQAAAPPTADVDALTAKAARFLKSRQAADGTWSAERKEPGITALAVAALLRSGQATPSEPVIVKGLAYLETFVKPEGGLPDAAHANYTTAVALTAFHEANTNGRYDAVIKGAQAFLKGKQWDEGEQKTPADSFYGGAGYGGKNSRPDLSNTTFMLEALHDSGVPADDPAFKKALIFVSRCQNLDSEFNDQPWAKKVNDGGFVYTAANGGSSVAGPADDGGLRSYASMTYAGLKSMIYAGLTPDDPRAKAALEYIKKHYSLDENPGLGERGLYYYYLVFAKALSVLGGDRFKDASGVDHDWRAELIAALAKRQGPNGEWVNKADGFMEGDANLVTAYGLLALAATRKKAS; this is translated from the coding sequence ATGAGCATCAACACCCGTCGGTCGTTCCTGGGTCAGGCAGCCGGAGCAGTCGCCCTGGCGACGGCCCCTCACACCGTATTCGGCCAGGCGGCCGCGCCGCCGACGGCCGACGTCGATGCGCTGACGGCCAAGGCGGCGCGGTTCCTGAAGTCGCGTCAAGCGGCCGACGGCACGTGGTCGGCCGAGCGCAAGGAGCCGGGCATCACGGCGCTGGCGGTCGCGGCCCTGTTGCGGTCGGGCCAGGCCACTCCGTCCGAGCCGGTGATCGTCAAGGGGCTCGCCTACCTGGAGACGTTCGTCAAGCCCGAGGGGGGTCTGCCCGACGCCGCCCACGCGAATTACACGACGGCGGTCGCCCTGACGGCCTTCCACGAGGCGAACACCAACGGCCGGTACGACGCGGTCATCAAGGGCGCGCAGGCGTTTCTGAAGGGCAAGCAGTGGGACGAGGGCGAGCAGAAGACCCCCGCCGACTCGTTCTACGGCGGTGCCGGCTACGGCGGGAAGAACAGCCGGCCCGACCTCTCGAACACGACGTTCATGCTCGAAGCCCTTCACGACTCGGGCGTCCCCGCCGACGACCCGGCGTTCAAGAAGGCCCTGATCTTCGTCTCGCGATGCCAGAACCTCGACAGCGAGTTCAACGACCAGCCGTGGGCGAAGAAGGTGAACGACGGCGGCTTCGTCTACACGGCGGCCAACGGCGGGTCGAGCGTCGCCGGTCCGGCCGATGACGGCGGCCTGCGGTCGTACGCGTCGATGACGTACGCGGGCCTCAAGAGCATGATCTACGCCGGACTCACCCCCGACGACCCGCGCGCCAAGGCGGCCCTGGAGTACATCAAGAAGCACTACTCCCTCGATGAGAACCCGGGGCTGGGCGAGCGCGGGCTCTACTATTACTACCTGGTCTTCGCCAAGGCCCTCTCCGTCCTCGGCGGCGACCGGTTCAAGGACGCCTCGGGCGTCGACCACGACTGGCGCGCCGAGCTGATCGCCGCGCTCGCGAAGCGCCAGGGCCCGAACGGCGAGTGGGTGAACAAGGCCGACGGGTTCATGGAAGGCGACGCCAACCTCGTCACGGCGTACGGCCTGCTGGCGCTCGCCGCGACGCGTAAGAAAGCCTCTTGA
- a CDS encoding polyprenyl synthetase family protein, producing the protein MSKHPGLQVEESRRTLGPLFAPIQAELAEAERIFQHELRSRFPFVQALVEHCGDYQGKRLRPALVLLAAKACGRITGDHPVLAAVVEMIHTATLVHDDILDESIVRRHAATVNAEWGNETAVLLGDYMFTHAFHLAASLDSTQACRWIGAATNKLCEGEMQQVHHRGNLDLDEASYFAIIEGKTAELTAVSCRLGAHYAGADDEVCEALDRYGRCLGIAFQIADDVLDIWGEERTTGKSLGTDLEKQKLTIPIIRLLESGDPETVDLARRLLNEAQAESRKRLRPLLEESGALDYSWEKARWYVKQAIDALDVLPPSDSKAVLVVLAEYVVRRTS; encoded by the coding sequence ATGTCGAAACATCCAGGACTACAGGTCGAGGAGAGCCGGCGGACGCTGGGGCCGCTGTTCGCGCCGATCCAGGCCGAGCTGGCCGAGGCCGAGCGGATCTTCCAGCACGAGCTGCGCAGCCGTTTCCCGTTCGTGCAAGCGCTCGTCGAGCACTGCGGCGACTACCAGGGCAAGCGGCTCCGACCGGCTCTGGTCCTGCTGGCGGCCAAGGCGTGCGGCCGGATCACCGGCGATCACCCGGTCCTCGCGGCCGTCGTCGAGATGATCCACACGGCGACGCTCGTGCATGACGACATCCTCGACGAGTCGATCGTCCGCCGCCATGCCGCCACGGTCAACGCCGAGTGGGGCAACGAGACCGCCGTGCTGCTCGGCGACTACATGTTCACGCACGCGTTCCATCTCGCGGCTTCGCTCGACTCCACGCAGGCCTGCCGTTGGATCGGGGCGGCGACCAACAAACTCTGCGAAGGCGAGATGCAGCAGGTCCACCATCGCGGCAACCTCGACCTCGATGAAGCATCGTACTTCGCAATCATCGAGGGCAAGACCGCCGAGCTGACGGCCGTCTCCTGCCGCCTCGGCGCCCATTACGCGGGCGCGGACGACGAGGTTTGCGAGGCCCTCGACCGCTACGGCCGTTGCCTCGGGATCGCCTTCCAGATCGCCGACGACGTGCTCGACATCTGGGGAGAGGAACGGACCACCGGCAAGAGCCTGGGAACCGACCTCGAGAAGCAGAAGCTGACCATCCCCATCATTCGGCTGCTCGAAAGCGGCGATCCCGAGACGGTCGATCTCGCCCGCCGCCTGCTCAACGAAGCCCAGGCCGAATCACGCAAACGGCTGCGGCCGTTGCTCGAAGAGTCGGGCGCGCTCGACTACTCGTGGGAAAAAGCCCGCTGGTACGTCAAGCAGGCGATCGACGCGCTCGACGTCCTCCCTCCCTCCGATTCCAAGGCCGTCCTGGTCGTGCTCGCCGAATACGTGGTCCGACGGACTTCGTGA
- a CDS encoding ArnT family glycosyltransferase, giving the protein MGALAALLTIATLGGPGLTVDEPLDVRPGRDYFATLQRTGWRFFERANVDRAFRDNAEHPPLGRWLLGLASLIGEPFEPLWNGYDPTGVHVASGRLAPASAFAVLVGLIAAEAARRWGNPSGLAAGWALLVMPRVFSHAHLAALDTFLSLFWTLALLAGARAVEARRVTPAMVAAGALWALALLTKIHAWLLAPLLLAWAFSRLSPSRAIKAMAVWTAAGVALFMAGWPWLWYDTVTRWAAYWGTSVARATIRVEYFGRIWNDRDVPWHYPWLYFAVTVPVVLHAAGAVGVVRAWHARREDRFPFLLIASILLFLTLFSTGVPVYDGERLFLHVFPAWAMLIGYGCGLAWTTLRGSRAGRIAVLGVLLCQSYGAISMHPFGLSYYNLLVGGLPGAERLGLELTYWGDAVDRVLLDDLARRADKGSVAALAPTLYPGQGVLTTTAALARRDVILQDESAVPRADWIVVHRRRAYWSPELTEALATVNERDLWITRRSRHGVWLSALWHIPRTLAPRPKNDAKPSSP; this is encoded by the coding sequence ATGGGAGCGCTCGCCGCACTGCTGACGATCGCCACCCTGGGAGGCCCGGGTCTCACCGTCGACGAACCGCTCGACGTGCGCCCGGGACGCGATTACTTCGCGACCTTGCAGCGCACGGGATGGCGGTTCTTCGAACGCGCGAACGTCGACCGCGCCTTCCGCGACAACGCCGAGCATCCGCCGCTGGGCCGCTGGCTGCTGGGCCTGGCCTCGCTGATCGGCGAGCCGTTCGAGCCGCTCTGGAACGGCTACGACCCGACCGGGGTCCACGTCGCCTCGGGCCGACTCGCCCCCGCATCGGCCTTCGCCGTTCTAGTCGGCCTGATCGCCGCCGAGGCCGCCCGACGGTGGGGGAACCCCTCCGGCCTCGCGGCGGGTTGGGCGCTGCTCGTCATGCCTCGGGTCTTCAGTCACGCCCATCTCGCCGCGCTCGATACGTTCCTCAGCCTCTTCTGGACGTTGGCCCTCCTGGCCGGCGCGCGAGCCGTCGAGGCGCGCCGGGTCACGCCGGCGATGGTCGCCGCCGGCGCGCTCTGGGCGCTCGCCTTGCTGACCAAAATCCACGCCTGGCTGCTGGCTCCGCTGCTTCTGGCCTGGGCGTTCAGCCGGTTGTCGCCGTCGCGGGCGATCAAGGCGATGGCGGTCTGGACCGCCGCCGGCGTCGCGCTGTTCATGGCGGGATGGCCGTGGCTCTGGTACGACACGGTCACGCGATGGGCCGCCTACTGGGGGACGAGCGTCGCGCGGGCGACGATCCGCGTCGAGTACTTCGGCCGGATCTGGAACGATCGCGACGTGCCCTGGCATTATCCGTGGCTCTATTTCGCCGTCACCGTCCCCGTCGTCCTTCACGCCGCCGGCGCGGTCGGCGTAGTCCGCGCCTGGCACGCCCGCCGCGAGGACCGATTTCCGTTTTTGCTGATCGCATCGATTCTCCTATTCTTAACACTCTTCAGCACAGGCGTTCCCGTATACGACGGAGAGCGTTTGTTCCTGCACGTCTTTCCCGCATGGGCGATGCTGATCGGCTACGGTTGCGGGCTCGCGTGGACGACCTTGCGGGGCTCGCGCGCCGGCCGCATCGCGGTTCTGGGAGTCTTGCTCTGCCAGTCGTACGGCGCGATCTCGATGCACCCGTTCGGGCTCAGCTATTACAATCTGCTGGTGGGGGGCCTGCCGGGGGCCGAGCGGCTCGGCCTGGAATTGACGTACTGGGGAGACGCCGTGGACCGGGTCTTGCTCGACGACCTGGCGCGTCGGGCCGACAAGGGGAGTGTCGCGGCCCTCGCGCCGACGCTCTATCCAGGGCAGGGGGTGCTGACCACGACCGCCGCCCTGGCGCGCCGCGACGTCATCCTCCAGGACGAGTCGGCCGTCCCCCGCGCCGACTGGATCGTGGTTCACCGCCGACGCGCCTACTGGAGCCCCGAGCTGACCGAAGCCCTCGCCACGGTGAACGAGCGCGACCTCTGGATCACGCGCCGGAGCCGCCATGGGGTCTGGCTCTCCGCTCTCTGGCACATTCCCAGGACTCTCGCCCCTCGGCCAAAGAACGATGCTAAGCCATCTTCCCCCTAG
- the moaC gene encoding cyclic pyranopterin monophosphate synthase MoaC, whose translation MAELTHFDDRGASRMVDVSAKASSLRTATASGLVRMAAETLALIVDRKLAKGDVLEVARLAGIMAAKRTGELIPLCHPLGLDGVEIDLTPRPPDALEIVATARLNGRTGVEMEAMTAVSIAALTIYDMCKAVDRGMVVERVRLEEKTGGKRGVYRRTDAGDGGEHPPAKP comes from the coding sequence ATGGCGGAGCTGACGCATTTCGACGATCGGGGGGCGAGTCGGATGGTCGACGTCTCGGCCAAGGCGTCGAGCCTTCGCACGGCGACGGCCAGCGGCCTGGTCCGGATGGCGGCGGAGACGCTGGCGTTGATCGTCGATCGGAAGCTGGCCAAGGGGGACGTCCTGGAGGTCGCGCGGCTGGCGGGGATCATGGCGGCGAAGCGGACGGGGGAATTGATCCCGCTCTGCCACCCCCTGGGCCTCGACGGCGTCGAGATCGACCTCACGCCCCGTCCTCCTGACGCGCTGGAGATCGTCGCAACCGCCCGGCTGAACGGCCGGACGGGCGTTGAGATGGAGGCGATGACGGCGGTCAGCATCGCGGCCCTGACGATTTACGACATGTGCAAGGCCGTCGACCGGGGCATGGTCGTCGAGCGTGTTAGACTCGAAGAGAAGACGGGCGGCAAGCGCGGGGTTTACAGGCGGACCGACGCGGGCGACGGGGGCGAACACCCCCCGGCGAAACCGTAG
- a CDS encoding helix-turn-helix domain-containing protein: MKKVFTTGQVAKICKVAPRTVSKWFDSGRLRGYRIPGSQDRRIPREHLLRFLKEHGMPLGDLEAEVYNKILVVGADAPLQAVLRDHLREGDDFRIETAASGFEAGIRAESFHPDCIIIDMALGRIEAGQIAQNLRKSPDHQATILLALTSDEPGEETFALGFNDGFKKPFDGALLAERIRRLISQKKSEEP; encoded by the coding sequence ATGAAGAAAGTATTCACAACCGGCCAGGTCGCGAAGATTTGCAAAGTCGCGCCGAGGACCGTCAGCAAGTGGTTCGACTCAGGACGCTTGCGAGGATATCGAATCCCTGGTTCTCAGGATCGTAGAATACCGCGGGAGCATCTCCTGCGGTTCCTCAAGGAGCATGGAATGCCCTTGGGCGATCTCGAGGCCGAGGTTTATAATAAAATCTTGGTGGTCGGGGCTGACGCTCCGCTCCAAGCCGTACTCCGGGATCACCTTCGCGAGGGCGACGATTTCCGGATCGAGACCGCCGCGTCGGGCTTTGAAGCCGGCATCCGCGCCGAAAGCTTCCATCCCGATTGCATCATCATCGATATGGCTCTCGGCCGCATCGAGGCCGGACAGATCGCGCAGAACCTGCGCAAGAGTCCGGACCATCAAGCGACCATCCTGCTGGCCCTGACCAGCGACGAGCCCGGCGAAGAAACCTTCGCGCTCGGCTTCAACGACGGCTTCAAGAAGCCGTTCGACGGTGCCTTGCTGGCAGAGCGGATTCGCAGGCTGATCTCCCAGAAGAAGTCCGAAGAGCCTTGA
- the fusA gene encoding elongation factor G yields the protein MASDDVTTDLRRIRNIGIIAHIDAGKTTTTERILYYTGEIHRMGDVDKGNTTTDYLEEERERGITIVAAAITCHWKDAEGQATTINIIDTPGHVDFTAEVERSLRVLDGAVVIFSAVEGVEAQSETVWRQAAKYQVPRLCFINKMDRIGAEFDRVFGEITDRLEGHPIPIQIPIGAGPEGTMGEFQGLIDLITMKALFFKTEDLGSTMTVAEIPDELRLDADAWRETMLNSLSEFDETFAENYMAHLDGAELTEAMIHDALRRATLTGRAQPVLCGSSFKYVGVQRLLNAVSAYLPSPLDKPPIIGHHPKKGTEIVRKPSPDEPFCGLVFKITNDAHGDLSFVRVYSGVLKAGTRAYNPGRDKKENCSRLYHIRADDREQIAEATTGDIVGVVGLKDCVTGDTLCDAAHPILLERIEFPETVISMSIEPVSSADKGKLADTLNSLAREDPTFSYKVNEETGQTLISGMGELHLEILKNRMTRDFKLKVHVGRPRVSYRETIKKAVKRVEGACVRQTGGTGLYAKIKVDVEPEVQPKGAPVLHFVNKMKGGVIPGEYVPAIELGLREEAKSGGKTGYPLVDLKVTLVDGDYHDVDSSDMAFRFAASDALRQAIEEAGPVLLEPIMRLEVVTPEDYLGNITADLASRRALIDRTSTRGKLMVIDARAPLKEMFGYSTTVRSLSQGRASYTMEPLEYAAAPESMLAALT from the coding sequence ATGGCCAGCGACGACGTCACGACCGACCTACGCCGGATTCGCAACATCGGGATCATCGCGCACATCGACGCCGGCAAGACGACGACCACCGAGCGGATTCTCTACTACACCGGCGAAATCCACCGGATGGGCGACGTCGACAAGGGGAACACGACGACCGACTACCTGGAGGAAGAACGCGAGCGCGGGATCACGATCGTCGCCGCCGCGATCACCTGCCACTGGAAGGACGCCGAGGGGCAGGCGACGACGATCAACATCATCGACACGCCCGGCCACGTCGATTTCACGGCCGAGGTCGAGCGGTCGCTCCGCGTGCTCGACGGCGCCGTCGTGATCTTCTCGGCCGTCGAAGGGGTCGAGGCCCAGAGCGAGACCGTCTGGCGGCAGGCCGCCAAGTACCAGGTCCCGCGGCTCTGCTTCATCAACAAGATGGACCGGATCGGCGCCGAGTTCGACCGCGTCTTCGGCGAGATCACCGATCGGCTCGAAGGCCATCCGATCCCGATCCAGATCCCGATCGGCGCGGGCCCCGAAGGGACCATGGGCGAGTTCCAGGGCCTCATTGACCTGATCACCATGAAGGCCCTCTTCTTCAAGACCGAGGACCTGGGCTCGACGATGACCGTCGCCGAGATCCCCGACGAACTCAGGCTCGACGCCGACGCCTGGCGCGAGACGATGCTCAACTCGCTCTCCGAGTTCGACGAGACGTTCGCCGAGAACTACATGGCCCACCTCGACGGCGCCGAGCTGACCGAGGCGATGATCCACGACGCCCTCCGCCGCGCCACGCTGACCGGCCGGGCGCAGCCGGTGCTCTGCGGGTCGAGCTTCAAGTACGTGGGGGTGCAGCGGCTCCTCAACGCGGTCTCGGCCTACCTCCCCAGCCCGCTCGACAAACCGCCGATCATCGGCCACCACCCCAAGAAGGGGACCGAGATCGTCCGCAAGCCGAGCCCCGACGAGCCGTTCTGCGGCCTCGTCTTCAAGATCACCAACGACGCCCACGGCGACCTCTCGTTCGTGCGCGTCTACTCGGGCGTCCTCAAGGCCGGCACGCGAGCGTACAACCCCGGCCGCGACAAGAAAGAGAACTGTTCGCGGCTCTACCACATCCGGGCCGACGACCGCGAGCAGATCGCCGAAGCCACGACCGGCGACATCGTCGGCGTCGTCGGCCTCAAGGACTGCGTCACCGGCGACACCCTCTGCGACGCCGCGCACCCGATCCTGCTCGAACGGATCGAGTTCCCCGAAACGGTCATCAGCATGTCGATCGAGCCCGTCAGCTCGGCCGACAAGGGGAAGCTCGCCGACACCCTCAACTCCCTGGCCCGCGAAGACCCGACCTTCAGCTACAAGGTCAACGAGGAGACCGGCCAGACGTTGATCTCCGGCATGGGCGAGCTGCACCTGGAGATCCTCAAGAACCGGATGACCCGCGACTTCAAGCTCAAGGTCCACGTCGGCCGGCCCCGGGTCAGCTACCGCGAGACGATCAAGAAGGCCGTCAAGCGGGTCGAGGGGGCGTGCGTCCGCCAGACCGGCGGCACCGGCCTGTACGCCAAGATCAAGGTCGACGTCGAGCCCGAGGTTCAGCCCAAGGGCGCTCCGGTGCTCCACTTCGTCAACAAGATGAAGGGGGGCGTGATCCCCGGCGAGTACGTGCCGGCCATCGAGCTGGGCCTCCGCGAAGAAGCGAAATCCGGCGGCAAGACCGGCTATCCCCTCGTCGACCTCAAGGTGACGCTGGTCGACGGCGACTATCACGACGTCGATTCAAGCGATATGGCCTTTCGGTTCGCCGCCTCCGACGCGCTCCGCCAGGCCATCGAAGAGGCCGGCCCGGTGCTGCTCGAACCGATCATGCGGCTCGAAGTCGTCACCCCCGAAGACTACCTGGGCAACATCACCGCCGACCTCGCCAGCCGCCGCGCCCTGATCGACCGGACCTCGACCCGGGGCAAGCTGATGGTCATCGACGCCCGCGCCCCGCTGAAAGAGATGTTCGGCTACTCGACGACCGTCCGCAGCCTCAGCCAGGGCCGCGCCAGCTACACCATGGAACCCCTCGAATACGCCGCCGCCCCCGAAAGCATGCTCGCCGCCCTGACCTGA
- a CDS encoding helix-turn-helix domain-containing protein produces the protein MELKQKLQLLMARRSLNGQKLARLSQVSDSEISRILQGKSRPGLDNALRLAQAVGVSLDFLADDTMEAEPSPPEDALSSEERKLLGVSQKIGCTEALAILENVRFLGYEVAMSRLVGAKPVIEIDKDAADPRASHTPPAPHLSRAPASAGVSA, from the coding sequence ATGGAACTCAAACAGAAACTCCAACTTCTGATGGCCCGCAGAAGCCTGAACGGCCAGAAACTGGCCCGTCTCTCCCAGGTCAGCGATTCGGAGATCTCCCGAATCCTCCAGGGAAAGTCGCGGCCGGGCCTCGACAACGCCCTGCGGCTCGCCCAGGCGGTCGGCGTTTCGCTCGACTTCCTGGCCGACGACACGATGGAGGCCGAGCCCTCCCCGCCCGAAGACGCACTTTCCTCCGAAGAACGCAAACTGCTCGGCGTCAGCCAGAAGATCGGCTGCACCGAAGCCCTTGCGATCCTTGAGAACGTCCGCTTCCTGGGCTATGAAGTCGCCATGAGCCGGCTCGTCGGCGCCAAGCCGGTCATCGAGATCGACAAGGACGCCGCCGACCCCCGCGCCTCGCACACGCCCCCCGCGCCGCACCTCTCGCGAGCCCCCGCCTCCGCCGGCGTCTCGGCCTGA
- a CDS encoding sugar transferase, which translates to MNTLTTLGSGSDASRIISPGPLETSIYGTFGKRLLDVVLASSALFVLSPLFLVVAWLIRLNDGGPVFFRQKRHGKDGASFFMYKFRSMKTTAEAQKAALLADNQHGRDGVTFKMKADPRITRVGAWLRRTSLDELPQLWNVVLGDMSLVGPRPPVAAEYAKYTDYQKTRLAVTPGLTCLWQIKGRAEIPFEGQVELDREYVATRSLLLDLKILVLTIPAVVSGRGAY; encoded by the coding sequence ATGAACACCCTCACCACGCTCGGCTCCGGTTCCGACGCCTCGCGGATCATCTCGCCCGGTCCTCTTGAGACCTCGATTTACGGGACGTTCGGCAAGCGGCTGCTCGACGTCGTGCTGGCGTCGTCGGCGCTGTTCGTGCTCTCGCCGCTGTTCCTCGTCGTGGCCTGGTTGATCCGGCTGAACGACGGCGGCCCGGTGTTCTTTCGACAGAAGCGCCACGGCAAGGACGGGGCGTCGTTCTTCATGTACAAATTCCGCTCGATGAAGACCACCGCCGAGGCCCAGAAGGCGGCCTTGCTGGCCGACAATCAGCACGGCCGCGACGGGGTGACGTTCAAGATGAAGGCCGACCCCCGGATCACCCGGGTCGGCGCCTGGCTTCGCCGCACCAGCCTCGACGAGCTGCCGCAGCTCTGGAACGTGGTCCTGGGCGATATGAGCCTGGTCGGCCCTCGCCCGCCGGTCGCGGCCGAGTATGCGAAATACACCGACTACCAGAAGACCCGGCTGGCGGTGACCCCGGGCCTCACCTGCCTCTGGCAGATCAAGGGACGCGCCGAGATCCCCTTCGAGGGCCAGGTCGAACTCGACCGCGAATACGTCGCCACCCGCAGCCTGCTGCTCGACCTCAAGATCCTGGTTCTGACCATCCCCGCCGTCGTCTCCGGACGCGGGGCGTACTGA